A genomic window from Triticum urartu cultivar G1812 chromosome 7, Tu2.1, whole genome shotgun sequence includes:
- the LOC125520696 gene encoding uncharacterized protein LOC125520696 produces the protein MFRRAVGSLLARGFSPRATPRTAPARSLHFLSDLAIGNGLLGAYVFAAGLMAGGGGGLVILHFKQGAGVDASAAAGKLNHKVKFKKPDMKQRFESWIIEHEKTYRDEEEKAMRFELFKAALEMMESQLPSVEESGVLPQVSCFADFTAEEKRKLLAFPNGVNITEYNEMVKSAWAKQQKGEMY, from the exons ATGTTCCGGCGGGCCGTGGGTTCCCTCCTCGCACGGGGGTTCTCGCCACGTGCGACCCCAAGGACTGCTCCTGCGCGCTCTCTGCACTTCTTG AGCGATCTCGCCATCGGTAATGGCCTTCTTGGTGCTTATGTTTTTGCCGCGGGTCTGATGGCTGGTGGTGGTGGGGGGTTGGTGATTCTGCATTTCAAGCAAGGCGCAGGTGTTGATGCATCAG CTGCTGCTGGCAAGCTGAACCACAAGGTCAAGTTTAAGAAGCCGGACATGAAGCAGAGGTTTGAGAGTTGGATCATCGAGCACGAAAAGACATACCGAGATGAGGAAGAGAAGGCTATGCGGTTCGAATTGTTCAAGGCCGCCCTCGAGATGATGGAATCGCAGCTCCCGTCCGTCGAGGAGAGTGGTGTGCTTCCACAGGTAAGCTGTTTCGCAGACTTTACAGCCGAGGAGAAACGGAAATTGCTGGCCTTTCCCAACGGAGTTAACATCACCGAGTACAACGAGATGGTCAAGTCTGCCTGGGCCAAGCAACAGAAAG GAGAGATGTATTGA